From the Conger conger chromosome 13, fConCon1.1, whole genome shotgun sequence genome, the window CAGTGTCTGTGCATTCCCACTGCGCTGCgatgcagtgtctgtgtgcatttccaGTGcgctgcaatgtgtgtgtgcatttccagTGCACTGTGATGCAGTGATGCAGTGTCTGTGCATTTCCAGTGcgctgcaatgtgtgtgtgtgtgtgtgtgtgtgtgtgtgtgtgtgtgtgtgcatttccagTGCAATGCGATGCAGTGATGCAGTGGGTGTGCATTTCCAGTGCACTGCGAtgcagtgatgcagtgtgtgtgtgcatttccagATCACGGTCTATGACCAGGAGTACTTCCAGGGCAGGCGCATGGAGTTCACCGCCTCCTGCCAGAACATCATGGAGTGCTGCATGGACAACATCCGCTCCTTGAAGGTGGAGTGTGGCGCGTGAGTCCCGCCTCCAAACCATCACCCCTTTCTCTGGACACACCATGCCCACGGCCCTGCCCTGAGGCCCCACTACTCCAGCTGTTCATATCCCAGTAACCAACCTGGATACAACCAGTAACTGTATAATAGACCAGTAACTGAATAATTTAGTCAAAATTGGTGAACTAACATTCATGAAGCTAACGGCTGCTAATGCGCAAATCAATTCTCAGTAATGTAGCCAATGCGATTTGAAACATCCTAAAAAGGTAAAAAGCACACACAATTCACAGTGAACCCTGAGGTTTCATTGATGTAAGGTAAAAGCTCCCGAAGTAACCCTTCTCGGTGTGTCTGTCCACCTGTGCAGCTGGGTGGGCTATGAGCACTCTAGCTTCTGTGGGCAGCAGTTCATCCTGGAGAGAGGAGACTACCCCCGCTGGGAGGCCTGGAGCGGCAACAACGCCTACCACATCGAGAGGATGATGTCCTTCCGCCCCATCTGCTCCGCTGTGAGTTTCTCTTCCTGTGCCAGAGGTCAGAGTGGCAGCACATACCCAGCACATAAGCTTTACATTAAATATATGTTTCAGCAGAATGGACCAATGACTTAACTTGGACGATGCAGACCTTTTATcatagacaaaataaaacatagacATAACAAAATGAATAACAGGGAATACAATGTGAAGAGTGAAATGAAAGGCAGCAGAGGGGGCTGTGGGgtgctgagtgtctgagtgCTTCCCCTGCTTCCTGCCACAGACCCATAAGGAGTGCCGGATGATGGTGTTCGAGGGCGAGAACTTCATGGGCCGGCAGTGGGAGATGTGTGATGACTACCCCTCCCTGCAGGCCATGGGCTGGTTCAACAACGAGATTGGCTCCATGCAGGTCCAGAGTGGCGCGTGAGTATCCTACCTCTGAGAATGAACTCGGGGGTACCCCAACTCTGAGATGGAAACTCAGGGGTACCCTAACTCTGAGAGGAAACTCTGGGGTACCCTAACTCTGAGATGGAAACTCAGGGGTACCCTAACTCTGAGATGGAAACTCAGGGGTACCCTAACTCTGAGATGGAAACTCAGGGGTACCCTAACTCTGATATCAGATAAACTCAGACAGTATTGGGTGGTGAGTCAATGCTAGATGGCAGTTTACAGCTTAGAaacagcacagctgttgagctgtAATAAATATCAGCTTATTTTCAGATGTACAGTAAATGGCTAACTGCATGCTCTGCTGCCTGGTATAATGGTTAGCGACAGGTTCGGTGTTGTACCTTTGAGCGAGGTCCTTATCCTGAAGCACTGAAGTACTCAGTAAATATTAACCTGTATACATGGAGTGGATCTTTCTGAAGGTAAGCTGTGttagtcgctctggataatgtgATGTGTAATGACTCACTAGCGTACAGCACTgagcaaaagtcttaggcatatttattttgtgcataaATATAGTCTtaggtgtttcttttttgttttatacgTGTGTGTCAGCAGAAAAGTACAaattttagattacattttacaagaAATTACAGGGACAGAGAGCCGGAAGCAAGACGGAAGCAATGTTTTGAgcaacctaccagctgattttctaaTAAAACTGCGGGAGTGTACCTAAGAGAAATTATGCTGTTTTAAAGGCGAATGGTGATAACAACAAATACTGAAACTAAGTGCTCTTTACAGTATGCTTTTTTCTTCACTTTAAGGAATTGTCTTACATGTGCCTCATACTTTTTCATAGCAGGTGCATGTCATGTGATGGCCAGTGAGAATGCTTCTGATGGCTCCCCTCTTACCTCCTTAGGTGGGTGTGCTACCAGTACCCTGGTTACCGCGGTTACCAGTACATCATGGAGTGCGATCGTCACGGAGGCGAATACAAACATTACAGGGAGTGGGGGACCCACGCCCAGACCTTCCAAATCCAGTCCATCCGAAGGATCCAGCAGTGAGTGGGAtgcccttcctctccctcctcctcctcctcctcctcctcctcttcctaaTGGCCCCACCTCCTGCCCACTACTTCAATATGCCTGCGAGACCCCAGATCATGGACTGCCAACTTGGTGCTGCAGTGCTAACATGCTAGCGTTTATGACCTGGTACCATAGCGCAAATGTGCTAAAGTTTATAACCTGGTACTGTAGCACTACAGCTTACCAACTGCTGCTGTTAATGTTAATTAACAGATGCTATAGTGCTATAAGTCTATAACCTGGCTCTGTGGTGCTAACATTTACAGCACTTTTATTCCAACATGTGAAGAAAGGGGAAGATGGCGTTAAAGACGTCTTGGAATTGACTTCTCATTGTCATCACTGTACCATCTGTGCCAAAGCGATTAATAAAGAGAACATGACCGAACTAAACAATGACATAAATACTAAATGACCATCAACTGCCTGCATCTGTTCTGACCACCCATAACCTTACCCAGCTGGGACTCTATGTCATAACCCTGTCCACCCTGAAGCTGTCTTTCCCATATCAATCTCAGCAAAGCCTGGATCTCAGGTGATCCCTCAAACTGGCATGAGAGAGCTACACAGAGGACTGCTGGGACACACACTctgatatgaaaatgaaaaagtaacAGGATAAGACATTACCTATTGGCTCTGTGGAGATGAACCAGGGTAACGTGTGCCTCTGGTCCTTCCACCTCGTGGATAACTGGCTGGTAAAATGTTGGAGCATCCGAGGTGAGGGCAGTGTATTCACATTCTACTCAAACAACACAACCAAAACTACCGTATTCAGGTAACATATATTTAGTCTAAAACTGCAGGCTGTAGTGCAGGTTACAGTAGTAAAAGTCAATAAGAGAGTGCCAAATCACTCATGTCACCAGGGGCGATTGTAGGATTGTATGTCAGGGGGGGCTGAGCCCTGAATTGCAGTTACATGGACAGATAAAGATAGGGGGGTGGCATTTTAGGCAATACTTTTTGGATTAAATAGGGACttttataaaactgaaaaattacACTAGTCTATATAGTCTTACTTTTCTTACTATCAGAGATCATGTATAATTTACTGAATAGATGGTCATTGTCTTAACAGTCTAAGCAATTTAGCAGGCTTTTAAGGACAATATCCACTTACTTGTTTCAACACCCCTTGTTGTAACTAGTCTACAGTAGCCTGTAGTCTGAAAAATTGACCACCTGATGATCACCTGTCACCAGTGCTATCTTTCAGTggttcttttctctctctctctctctctctctctctctctctctctctctctctttctctctctctcaatattTCCTGTCTCCTGTTTGTACTCTTCTTTTTCTGGTCTCTTCTGCACAGGTGTTTTACTGTTTCTGTAAGAAATGTTTTGAGCAACCTGTACCACAGGTTAATTAGTTTGTCCAGTGCTTAATAatgttataaatataattattgtgTACGCTACATGATTGACAGGATCCCTACATCACTGAAAGTTAGCGTTTCTTTAGCTCTCCCTCAGATCTTTCCACTTGTTCTCAATGCACCTAACGTTACTTGTCAGTTTCTCTCAGTGAAAAAGCAAAGAAGCTTGGTTTGCTAGCGTTTTTGTTGATTAATGTTACTAGCAAGTGAGCTAACCATGGCTTATATGAAATAATCAACTGCTTTGATTATTACAAAACAGCACAAAATTATCAATTGTTATTCCAACATTCTCTAAAAGTACATCAAACTTCAGCCCGACTCTGGAGAGCAGTCTTGGGCACTAACCAGGGCTCCAGACTAACCTTTCAACTGTCATCAAAAAAGTTTGCTGTGGAATTGCACATTAAGTTATTTTACTACATTTTGGAGAGGCCTGTATTCATTGCACACTAGGCCTACATTAAGGCGATGAAAGCAGAAATAATGTGgaacattttatattcatacacTTTTTATCCTATGCACTTAATGCATAACAACAAACCAAAGTGCTAATGGTACTTCCTTAACAGGcctcatgaaaataaatttcCCTGGGCACAAGGTTCCTCAGATGAAGAGCTCTGATAGTTTGGCCTGGTTAAGCCAACTTGAACACATTCCTTTGTATCTTTTGTCTTGATTCTCAATGCTGATTCTGACTTTATCAGTTCATGCACATGCACCTGTTTTGGTGGCACCATTTTCCCAATGGCCTTACACAATAGAAATGCATATCATCTCAGATGtggatatttacatttaatgaaattaaaatgaaaaatggtgCAATGgtgtttaatattacattacattacattacatccttatccagagcgacgtacaacaaacacacatattaaaGTGAATTGAGAATAATTGAGTGCAAAATAGAAAACAGTGCAATAAAGGACattaaaacattcaaataaaagCATATTTCAAAGGAAACTTTGCATGTCAATATAACCAGAGCGAAATAACCGCCACAGTTGTATACCTCCGCCAACCAGTCAAGTCGCAGTTCACATCCCTGTCTGTCCAGACTCATTGGTGTTACCTATAATGTAAACAACATCATTACAACCTGAATATTTAGTTAAAGGCAGAGTAGTGGAATGATAAGACCCAGAGAAATATTtaatgatttacatttttggataaaattgcgcgtttaaacaaataatttttgtcaaaaacagaacaaaacatttgtcaaaccaacaacaattgaaaaaaatttttttttcaattgtctAAAATATCTGCTCATGATTATATTACCAATCAACAAGCAAAATAACCCAAGATCGCTTTCCCAGCTACAATGGTAAGTAAAACATTATGACCTCttggaaatgaaaatgtcatcacttcataattttatcctATTTTTGTCAGGTCAGCGCAACCTTGATCTTTGACCACCAAATTCTAATCGGTTCATCTTTGAGTCATTTGTGCCAAATTTTAAGAAATTCCCTCAAGATGTTCCTGAGATATCATGTTCATAAAATGGGACGAATAACGGACCGGACAACCCGAAAACATAATGCCTCCAGCCATGGCTGTCACCTGTGCGGGGGCATAAGAATTAGAGCTTTACTCGCTTGCAGAGAACATATAACACAACACATAACTCTCTTTTGGAAaaattttaaatacaatttttttaattttattattataataataataacaacaataatgcaCAGTGCAAATAAGTGCAAATtcccctcagcccccccccccccccttataaaaagaaaaagaaaatgtactcATAACCTATTTTTCATACCTATAATTTTCGGCTATATActataataagtataataattTTCTAAAATCGACTGATATGCAACACACATTGTTTGAAGAATGAGTTGTGTAATTGCTCATTAACAGATACAAATTTTAAACTTTACCCCTATGGGCAAAAGCACTTCCTTGGTCCAGTTACTTTATTACGGTGGGCAGGACCTGAATACCCGTGGCAAGGGAGCTGCTCCTTGCGTCATGTATTTATCTCTGTGCAGACGTTCATGCTTTCTGCTGTCATTATGCAGCTTTGCAGCTTCATGTTTAAAGTCAGCTGAGGCTGTTGTAAATGTTGTATTACCAGCACTGGTTATTCCACACTAAGCACACAGTAGGCTAATTTGTTACGTTCTTTATTGTATCTTGTAGGGAGATTCACCTAGGCATTCAATGTGGAAAACAAGTCTTTTTTTGCTGCGTGAACTGGACCAACTAGACTTCTCTGGTCTATGATCTAATGCTGCATTTGGTGTATAGGCCTATGTTGCCATTTCTAGATTCATTCACACTATAATACTTACATtcatgcaacacacacaaattaGAACAGCTTATTATCTTGCTCTAGTTTCCGAATTCAGTCATTTTACTCACATTTTTagggcactagaaatatcccataatgcactgtaaAATCTAGTGAACAACCATGGTCACTAGAAAGGTGGATACAAAACGCAATGCTTTGTGACCAGCATTTTCCCTAACTTTATTATACACAAACCCTTTTTCATTCACACTGGAAGGCACGTTGAttaaaaatccctttgtcagaATAACATCCAATAACATCGTGGAGAGTGGGCAAATCTTCTGACCTCGAGATTgggggttccccactcagggttggatttatatagcacctttatccaattgtacaattgatgcttctgattcacccattcacacaccgtgcaaggcaccaaccagctcgtcaggagcattttggggtgaagtgacttgctcagggacacttcaataCACTCAGGGTGGGATAGAACCAGAAACaatccgactgccagacgactgctcttactgcctgagccaatgtcaccccacgGGTTGTCAACGTGTACGGCCCCACCAGTGTAGCAGAGAGGGTCTCCCTATTTACAAAATGATCACCACTTCTACATTGCACAATGCCCATTGTCATAGGGCGAGatttaaactgtgtttttaGAGATGAGGACCACAGAGGACCTAGGCAGGGTTGTTCTAGCGCTCTGCTGCGGTCCCTCATagaggatttctccctctgcgacgccgggggcacctctcctccccagcacacgtttgtgagttcctctggctcctcctcttccagaattgacatgtttctgctctccccaggcctgagggtgcatAGCTATTCCACCAAGGGGGTGCACTTCCCAGACCACCACATGGTGACCGTGtcctggtctgggagaaatcTATAACCGTGGGTAAAGGGCTCTGGCAAATGACCCCCATCTCCAAGACCCTCAGATTTCACTCcagaagatacctggagtgggtgagtctgaaacatctctttgactccccggtggagtggtgggagatggtgaaggagcgagtgcggggctacttccgggcagtcCGGGCGGAGGAAGGCGAGGGAAAGGAGGGGGGTTTTGAACaccacaatgctgccctccaaagacta encodes:
- the LOC133107632 gene encoding beta-crystallin A1-like → MALTNPMPMGPWKITVYDQEYFQGRRMEFTASCQNIMECCMDNIRSLKVECGAWVGYEHSSFCGQQFILERGDYPRWEAWSGNNAYHIERMMSFRPICSATHKECRMMVFEGENFMGRQWEMCDDYPSLQAMGWFNNEIGSMQVQSGAWVCYQYPGYRGYQYIMECDRHGGEYKHYREWGTHAQTFQIQSIRRIQQ